The sequence AGGAGGACAATTAAGATGAAGAACACGGAAAGAGGCATACTTTCGCAGCATGATCTCAAAAAAACGAGCAACAAAGTAATTTACGGAATAATGGTTCTAGTTCTCCTTATTATGGTCTTTACCATGCTGTATCCGATACTCATGACGATGTTCAACGGCTTGAAGTCGAATCAGGAGGTCAACTCGTTTCCACCTCATTTTTTCCCGCAGGAATGGCATTTCAGCAATCTCAAGGATGCCATGAATTATATAGATCTGCCGATGTTCCTCAGGAACACGATTTATATTTTCCTCGGAAATATGGTTGTGACACTGGTGGTGCTGGGCATGGCTTCGTTTAGTATATCCCGGATGAATGTGCCCTACAAAAAAGCATTCTATTTCTTCTTCCTCATGACCTTATTTATTCCGGCGACCAGCTATATGATTCCGAACTTTGTGAATTTGAAGGAGCTTGGTCTGCTGAATCAGTATGCCGCCTTCTGGCTGCCTGCCGGAGCGAACACCTTTTATTTTCTGCTGCTGAAGAACTTTTTTGATGGACTTCATCCGGAAATCTTTGAAGCAGCACGCATCGACGGTGCCTCAGAGCCTAGAAGCTTTTTCTCCATTGCTGTGCCGTTGTCCATTCCAATCTTTGCAACACTGGCGATCTTTATCTTCTCTACGGCGTGGAATGACTGGTTCTGGCCATCTCTGGTCATGCATAGTGAGGATAAATATACGCTGGCGACAGCGATCTATAAATACGTCATTAATGTAAAAGCACTTAATACCAACATCAAATTTGCTATTCTGTTTATTGTTACCCTGCCGCCGATCATCGTCTTCCTGATCTTCCAAAGATTTATTATGCGTGGAGTCGCTTTATCGGCAGTAAAAGGCTGAGCATAGGATGACAGATTTAGAGGTGGATCGTAAACCTGCACATGAAAGGAATATAAATGCACCTCGTTTGTAAGCGATTTCTCTTTTATGATGAAGTTGTAAGATAATAATGAATTGAAAAGGGGAGTTTCAATGCGTAAATTTTCCAGCGTGTTAGCATGCCTCCTTGTGACCGGCACATTGTTGTCCGCCTGCGGCGGTAACAATAATAACAACGGTAACGCACAGGGAAACAAGGAAGGGGAAGCATCTCCGGCAGTAACCAATGCCGCAACTGATAACGCCAGCAGCGCAACCGAAGCGCCAGCGGATGATATCACCCAGAGAAAAGTAACCATTAAGATTCACTATCCTACGCCTGACCTGACAGAGATAAGAGCACAGGAAGATGACAAGATCAAGCGTTTCCAAGCAGAATATCCAAATGTAGAGATCGTTAAAGATGACTGGCAGTACAATGTAAGTGAAATCGGAGTTAAGATGGCGGCTAATGAAGCACCAACTTTCTTTAATACCTACGCTACTGAAGCTAAATTCCTGGTGGAAAAAGGCTGGGTTGCTGACATCACTGATCTGTGGAATAAATACGAATTCAAAGATCAAATTAATCCGGTGCTGCAGAATCAATTCATTATTGATGGCAAAGTATTCGGGGTCACGCAAAAGGGTTATGTTACAACTACGATGATTAATAAGAAAATGCTCGACGACAAAGGTGTTGCGGTTCCGCCTATGGATTGGACCTGGGACGATATGCTGAATACTGCCAAAGGTGTAGCTGATACCAAAAAAGGCATCTCCGGTATCGCACCCATGGGTAAAGGCAACGAAGCAGGTTGGAACTGGACCAACTTCCTGTTTGAAGCAGGCGGCGATATCCAAAAGATTGATGGTGGCAAGGTTGTCGCAACCTTCAATTCTGATGCAGGCATCAAAGCACTGGATTTCTACAAAAAGCTGAGATGGGAAGCCAATGCGATTCCTCAGGACTGGGCACTGGGCTGGGGTGATGCTGTAGGCGCATTCCAACAAGGACGTACGGCTATGGTTATGGCTGGCTCCGACGGTGTAATTGAGCAAGCCTTGAATCAAGGTGGAATGAAGCCTGAGGATGTGCTTACGTACCCAATGCCAGCTGCTGAAAAAGGCGGCAAGCATACCGGTGTACTCGGCGGCGATTATCTCGTCATCAATCCTAATGCCACAAAAGATGAGCAAGAAATGGCTTTCCGCTATATTACCTTCGATTATTTCTCTGACAAAGGCTTAGAAGCACTCGATGCTGTGTTACAACAACGGACAACAGACGGTAAATATTTCATTCCACCGCTTCTGGATTACTATTCCGCAGATTCCGATTTCGGCAAGAAAACAAAAGCTGTCTACGATAAGTATACCAATGTCTACCAATATAGCCCTGACATCATGGCTCTGTTGGACGGCAAACCGGAAGCGCAATACAATACGCAAGATTACTATGCAACAATGTCTAACGTTATTCAGGAGCTGTTCTCCAAAAAAGGCACAGATTCCAAAGCTCAGCTGGATGCTGCAGCCAAAACCGTACAAACGAAATTTTTTGATACTATTAAAGTGGAGTAGTCGTCGAACAGATCTTATAGCTGGATTGAACTAAAATGAGCATGCCAAAAGCCGGCCCTTTGGAGGGCCGGCTTTTGGCATGCTTGCTGAAGGATGGAAAGCATCTTACACTCCGGAAATGCCGCTTACATACGAGTGATACTGAACGGCCTTAGGCATTAAATGCCTAAGGGTGACTTTTGTTCAATGGTTATACTAATAATTGAGCGGGCAAAGTATCTAGATGGTACACTATTAACCTAGGAGGAGCTTGAAGGATGACTGGAAGCAGGTAATATGGCAACCTTATTGCATTCAAAAAGAACAAAGCAAAATCCAGGTGACGCAAAAGGAATTAAGGTCTACAATTTCATAATGAATGGAATTTTAGGCTTGGAAAAAATGAAAAAAATGGATTAAAATCCACAATATAATCGAATGAAAGCGCTTTGAAAACGAATCAAAAAAAGTTTAAAGTATGTGAAAGATTTCACTATGCATATTGGATAGAATGTGATAGAATGAATTTGTAGAGAAAAACAACTCAAAAATTGACAGGAGGACGAGGGAGATGGCAGTAAAGAATGAAGTCGCCGCCCAAGTTAAACAACCTACCGCTGAAGAATATATTCAAACGGTAGTTGACAAAGCAAAGAAAGCTTTAGCAGAATTCATGTTGCTCGACCAGGAACAAGTGAATAACATTGTTCAAGCCATGGCATTGGCTGGACTTGATAAACACATGTATTTGGCGAAATTGGCTGTCGAAGAAACAGGACGCGGAGTATACGAAGATAAGATCACGAAGAACATCTTCTCAACAGAATATATCTGGCACGGAATCAAGTACGACAAGACAGTAGGTGTTATCGAAGACAACGCTTATGACGCTTTCCAGAAGATTGCAGAACCAGTCGGAATCATTATGGGTATCACACCGGTAACTAACCCAACATCAACCACAATGTTTAAGGCCCTAATTTCCGCGAAGACACGTAACCCTATTATATTCGGTTTTCATCCATCTGCGCAACAGTGTAGCTCCGAATCCGCAAGAATTCTTCGTGACGCTGCTGTTGCAGCTGGCGCTCCTGAGAACTGTATTCAGTGGATTGAAATGCCTACAATGGACAAAACAAACGCATTGATGAATAACCCTGATGTTGCTCTGATTCTGGCAACTGGCGGATCGGCAATGGTTAAAGCAGCTTATAGCTGTGGCAAGCCGGCTCTCGGCGTAGGTCCTGGTAACGTGCCTGCCTTCATTGAGAAGAGCGCGGATATCGATCAGGCTGTAACTGACCTTATTCTTTCCAAATCTTTTGATAACGGCATGATCTGCGCATCCGAACAAGCAGTAATCATTGAAGAAGCTATCTTTGATCAAGTGAAGAAGAAAATGATCGCAAACGGCTGTTACTTCGTAAATAAAGAAGAATCTGCCAAACTGACTTCCGGCGCAATGAACGTTGAAAAATGTGCAGTTAACCCGGCAATTGTTGGACAATCTGCAACGAAGATCGCTGAAATGTGCGGAATCCAGGTTCCAGCTGGCACTAAGATCCTCGTAGCCGAACTTGAGGGCGTAGGTCCGAAATACCCGCTTTCTGCTGAGAAGCTCAGTCCTGTTCTAGCTTGCTACAAAGTAAAAAATGCTGATCAAGGTATCGAACGCGCAGCACAGATCGTTGAATTTGGAGGCATGGGTCACAGCTCAGCTATCCACTCCAACAACGAGGAAGTTATTATGAAATTCTCGCACCGTCTGCAAACCGGACGTATTCTTGTGAACTCTCCTTCTACACATGGAGCAATCGGTGATATTTACAATACAAATATTCCTTCTCTGACTCTGGGCTGTGGATCTTATGGTCGCAACTCGGTATCGCAGAACGTTACTGCCATCAACTTGATCAACGTGAAAAGGGTGAACCGTCGTAAAGTGAATATGCAATGGTTTAAAGTGCCGGATAAGATTTATTTTGAAAAGGATTCTACACAATACCTGACCAAAATGCCTGATATTACCCGTGTTGCTATTATCACTGACCCTATGATGGTTAAACTTGGATATGTAGAAAGAGTTGAACATTATCTGCGTCAACGCCAAACTCCGGTAGCTATCGAGGTCTTCTCGGAAGTTGAACCAGATCCTTCTACAACTACAGTTGAAAAAGGTACGGCTATGATGAACAGATTCAAGCCTGACTGCATCATCGCACTGGGCGGCGGTTCCCCAATGGACGCAGCCAAAGGAATGTGGTTGTTCTATGAACATCCAGATGCTGACTTTAACGGACTGAAACAGAAATTTATGGATATCCGCAAACGCGTTTACAAGTTCCCAGAATTGGGTAAAAAAGCGAAATTCGTTGCCATTCCAACAACTTCGGGTACAGGTTCGGAAGTAACTTCATTCGCTGTTATTACTGATAAAACTGGCGAAAACCACATTAAATATCCGTTGGCTGATTATGAGCTTACTCCGGATGTTGCGATCATCGATCCAGTATTTGTTTACAGTCTGCCTAAAACAGCTGTTGCCGATACAGGTATGGACGTATTGACACATGCGATCGAAGCTTATGTATCTGTAATGGCGAGTGACTACACTGATGGTCTGGCTATCAAAGCTATCCAGTTGGTACACCAATACCTGATCAAATCAGCGTTGGAAGCCGATAAACTTGCCCGCGAAAAAATGCACAACGCGTCGACACTAGCTGGTATGGCATTTGCCAATGCCTTCCTGGGTATCAACCATAGCTTAGCACATAAATGGGGCGGTCAATACCACACGGCTCACGGACGTACTAATGCCATCCTGATGCCACACGTAATCCGTTATAATGCGAAGAAACCATCGAAGTTCGCTTCGTTCCCTAAATACTCGCATTTTATAGCTGACGAGCGTTATGCTGAGATTGCCCGCATTTTGGGATTGCCTGCTCGTACTACTGAAGAAGGCGTAAACAGCTTGATTAACATGATTCGCGATATGAATAAACAGCTGGGTATTGAAGAATCATTCCAACAACTGGGCTTTGATCCAAAAGACTTTGAATCCAATGTAGATTACTTGGCTGATAAAGCTTTTGAAGATCAGTGCACGACTGCTAACCCTAAGCTTCCACTGGTTTCTGAACTGGCTGAAGTATACCGTGATGCATTCTACGGAAGATTCGAAAACTAAGAGACTGTAATTCAGGCAATAATAAAGCACTGCGAAATTAGATGGGAGTGACAAATATCACCGAAAAGGTGATATTTGTCACAGTCTTTTTTCAGAAAACAAACTAAAATGTATGTATAGACAAGGTCCCGGTTATGAAGTATCGATTGTGAAAATTATTACAACCATTTCATATTCTTAGGGATCAAACAAGACGCGGGATTAACCTTCAAGCCTGCGATCTCACAAAAATAATATAAATATAAATGGAGGGATTTAGCAATGTCGGTGATCGAAAAAGATGTACAAGAGGTTAAGTCGGGATGGCGCGGATTTACAAAAGGCAAATGGTCAAGAAAAGTAAACGTTAATGATTTTATTGAGAAGAACATTTTACCTTACCTGGGCAAGGAAGAATTCCTTGCAGGCGCAACTCACAATACCAAAGAACTTTGGAAACTTGTTTCCGAAATGACTAAGCAAGAAATTGCTAATGGTGGCGTTCTTGATGTGGATGTTAACACTGTATCCACTATTGTATCGCATAAACCTGGATACATTGACAAAGACAAGGAACAAATTGTCGGCGTTCAAACAGATGCACCTTTCAAACGTTCGATCCAACCATTTGGCGGTATTAAAATGATGATCGATGCTTGTAAAGCCTATGGCTTCGAGCTTCCACAAGAAATTGTTGATATGTTCACGAATATTCGCAAAACGCATAACCAAGGCGTGTTTGATGCATATACCAATGAGATGAGAGCAGTCCGCAAAGCAGGTATTATTACTGGTCTTCCTGATGCTTACGGCCGCGGTCGTATTATCGGTGACTACCGTCGTATAGCTCTTTACGGTATTGATTTCCTTGTTAAAGACAAGAAAAAAGACCTTCTTAATCTTGAATTGGATTCAATGAGCGAAGATCTAATCCGTCTTCGTGAAGAAGTTTCCGAACAAATTCGCGCTCTTGGCGAACTTAAGAAAATGGCTGAAATGCATGGCTTCGATATTTCCAAACCTGCTAACACAGCTAAAGAAGCTTTCCAATGGGTATACTTCGGCTACCTGGCAGCAATCAAAGAACAGAACGGTGCGGCAATGTCTCTTGGACGCGTATCCTCATTCCTTGATATCTATGTTGAACGGGATCTTGCAGAAGGCGTTCTGAGTGAAGAACAAGCACAAGAACTGGTTGATCATTTCGTAATGAAACTTCGTATTGTTAAGTTCCTACGTACACCTGATTACAACGATTTGTTCAGCGGTGACCCTACTTGGGTTACAGAATCCATCGGTGGTATGTCAGTTAACGGAGAAACTCGTGTTACGAAGAACAGTTTCCGCTTCCTGCACACTCTTTACAATCTGGGACCAGCACCAGAACCGAACCTTACTGTTCTGTGGTCCGAGAAATTGCCTGATGGTTTTAAGAAATTCTGTGCTAAGGTTTCTATTGAAACTAGTGCAATTCAATACGAGAACGATGATTTGATGCGTCCGATTTACGGCGACGATTACGGGATCGCTTGTTGTGTATCCGCAATGCGTATCGGTAAACAAATGCAGTTCTTTGGTGCTCGTGCCAACTTGGCAAAAGCATTGCTGTATGCAATAAACGGTGGTGTCGATGAAAAGTCCGGCGTACAAGTTGGACCTGAAATGCCGCGTATTACTTCCGATATTCTTGACTATGATGAAGTTATGTTACGCTTCAAAGCAATGATGGAATGGCTTGCAAAGACTTATGTAAACACATTGAATGTTATTCACTATATGCATGACAAATATTCCTACGAACGTGTTGAAATGGCTTTACATGACCGTGATATTCTACGGACAATGGCTTGTGGTATCGCTGGTCTGTCGGTTGCAGCTGACTCCCTGAGTGCTATCAAATTTGCTAAAGTAAAACCTATCCGTAACGAACAAGGAATTGCTATTGACTTCGCAACTGAAGGCGAATTCCCTTGCTACGGTAACAATGACGACGCTGTGGATAGCATCGCAGTAGAACTGGTAGAATCTTTCATGACTATGATTCGTAAACATCACACTTACCGTGACTCTCTGCCAACACAATCAATACTGACAATTACTTCAAATGTAGTATACGGTAAGAAGACTGGTACTACTCCTGACGGACGTAAAAAAGGTGAACCATTCGCACCAGGTGCTAACCCTATGCACGGACGTGATAAGAAAGGTGCTTTGGCTTCCCTGAGTTCCGTAGCCAAATTACCGTACGAAGATAGCATGGATGGTATCTCCAACACCTTCTCTATCGTGCCAAAAGCACTGGGTAAAGAAGAAGAAGGACGTAAATCCAACCTTGTATCTATGCTTGATGGATACTTTAACAGCAAAGGTCATCACCTGAATGTTAACGTATTTGCCCGCGAACAATTACTGGATGCTATGGAGCACCCAGAGAATTATCCGCAATTGACTATCCGCGTATCTGGCTATGCAGTTAACTTTGTTAAGTTGACACGCGAGCAACAAATGGATGTTGTTACACGTACTTTCCATGGTGCAATGTAATTTAATTAATGATGATATTAAATACGCAGTGAAATAGCTGCAAGGCCATACCGCCCTTGTCTCAAGGGCGGTATGATCTTGTTACAAGATAGTTAAAATTTAAAACTTCGTGGCCGCGATATTGGAGAAAAGCAGACTGTCATTCAATCGTGGAGAAAGGATGTCATCATATGGCTAAAGGACGTATACATTCCTTAGAAACTTTTGGAACCGTTGACGGCCCAGGTATTCGTTTTGTTCTATTCATGCAAGGTTGCTTATTGAAATGTCAGTACTGTCATAATCCAGACACATGGGAACTGAATGAAGGTAATGAAATGAGCCTTGAAGAGGTACTGTCTGAGATAGAACCTTATTTGCATTACTATCGTTCCTCAGGTGGAGGATTGACTGTATCAGGTGGAGAACCAACACTCCAAGCACATTTTGTAAAAGAACTATTCACCGAAGTGAAGAAACGCTGGAATTTGCACACTACACTTGATACTAATGGTTATAACGAAGGCGATAAGATCAATGATCTGTTAGATGTTACTGATTTGGTGTTGCTGGATTTAAAGCACATTGATGATGAAGCTCATATTAAACTCACAGGTAAATCTAATGAACGTACGCTGAAGCTTGCTCGATGGTTGTCTGATCACAATCGCAAGATGTGGATTCGTCACGTCTATGTTCCTGGCATTCATAATCGCGAAGAGGACTTAATTAACTTGGGCCGCTTCATAGGGACCTTGAATGGTGTAGAGAAATTTGAGATTTTACCTTACCATCAAATGGGTATCTACAAATGGCAGAGTATGGGTAAACCATACGAGCTGGAAGGTGTCCCATCTCCATCAGAAGAAGAAGTGCAGCGTGCTTATCGGCTGATTGAAGAAGGACGTAAACAGACTGCGTTAGTATAATATTTTCGGCAAATATAGTACGAGCCGTTCCGACAGTAATTTTTACTGGAGGGACGGCTCTTTTTGTCGTTGGTAGGCAGTGTGGAATTTATGGATTTGTGTAAATTATGATGTAGAGGTTTTATAACAGCAGCAGAGTATTTTAGATTGTGTAACAATAAAACTGAAATGTTTGCATTATGAATGTAAACTAAAATTACATAATAAGTCACGAAAGATGATTGTCAACGCTTACATCAGAGTATTTTGTCCCTTTTGTAGATGAATCTTGACCTTACGATAACAAAAATCATTTTCTATAATAAGAAGTGTAAAGGAAATCATAAATAGGGAGGGTCACCAACAATGAAAAAAAGTTTAACTATGCTTTTGTCTCTGATCTTCGTCACCTCTGCTTTATTGACTGGTTGTGGAAGTAATAATAATACAGCAAATAACGCTGAAGGAGACGCCACTGCGACCAACGCAGCGAACGCCACTAATGCGGTTGCAACAGAGGAGCCTGTCAGTACTGAACCATTCGAAATGACGATTCGTCATACTCAAGTCGGTGCAGATAAACAAAAACGTCTGGCCATCTTGGAAGACGTTGTAGGCAAAGTTCAAGCAGAAGTACCGGGCTTAACATTCAAGCTGGATGGGGTAGATTCGGATGTGAATCGTAAAGAAAAACTTCGCGGGGAAATGGCGGCAGGGAACCCTCCGGAAATATTTGATCTATTCGGCAGTCCGGACTCTAAGATCTATGCTAAAGAAAGCAAGTTGCTGGACCTCACACCTATTCTTGAAGAGCTGGGTATAAAAGATAAATTCTCGAACCTGGACCCTTTTACTTATGAAGGGAAGATTTATGGATTGCCAATTGGTGGTTCTGGCGAAGGGTTCTTCTATAACAAGGAATACTACACTAGCAAGGGCTGGCAGGCTCCGACTACTTTTGCAGAGCTTGAGAAACAGTTGGCTGAAATCAAGGCTGATGGCAAAGTGCCACTGGCTGGCGCATCCAAAGCAGGTTGGGTACCACTTATGCTGGCTAACCATTTATGGTCCCGCTATGCTGGACCGGATGTAACAGCTAAATTTGCTACAGGCGAAGCTAAGTGGAGCGACCCAAATGTGGTGAAGGGTTTTGCGAAGTATAAAGAATGGATCGACAAAGGTTATTTCAAAAAAGGCGAGCTCGGCTTCGAGTATGCAGAATATACAACACAATTTACTAGTGGTGAAGCGATTCTAATGTATGACGGTACTTGGAAATCCTCCGTGTTTAAAGCCGGACAATCTGGTGAAGGCTTGATTGGCAAAGTCGGATTCTTCAACATTCCAGCTGTTGATGGTGGTGTTGGTGATCAGACAGCGCTAATGCGGGATGTTAACAACGGTTATGGATTCTCAGCTTCCGTAGAAAAGGATCCTCGTCAATTGGCGGCAGTGAAATCATTCATCAAAAATATGTTCAATGAAGAAATGCAACTGCGTGGACTTGTAGAAGATGGTGTACTGCCGGCTATGAAGATTGATCAAGCCGTATTGAATGCGAATATTACGGATGATCTGATGAGTGAAATCGTAGGTGTAC comes from Paenibacillus sp. 19GGS1-52 and encodes:
- a CDS encoding carbohydrate ABC transporter permease, giving the protein MKNTERGILSQHDLKKTSNKVIYGIMVLVLLIMVFTMLYPILMTMFNGLKSNQEVNSFPPHFFPQEWHFSNLKDAMNYIDLPMFLRNTIYIFLGNMVVTLVVLGMASFSISRMNVPYKKAFYFFFLMTLFIPATSYMIPNFVNLKELGLLNQYAAFWLPAGANTFYFLLLKNFFDGLHPEIFEAARIDGASEPRSFFSIAVPLSIPIFATLAIFIFSTAWNDWFWPSLVMHSEDKYTLATAIYKYVINVKALNTNIKFAILFIVTLPPIIVFLIFQRFIMRGVALSAVKG
- a CDS encoding extracellular solute-binding protein produces the protein MRKFSSVLACLLVTGTLLSACGGNNNNNGNAQGNKEGEASPAVTNAATDNASSATEAPADDITQRKVTIKIHYPTPDLTEIRAQEDDKIKRFQAEYPNVEIVKDDWQYNVSEIGVKMAANEAPTFFNTYATEAKFLVEKGWVADITDLWNKYEFKDQINPVLQNQFIIDGKVFGVTQKGYVTTTMINKKMLDDKGVAVPPMDWTWDDMLNTAKGVADTKKGISGIAPMGKGNEAGWNWTNFLFEAGGDIQKIDGGKVVATFNSDAGIKALDFYKKLRWEANAIPQDWALGWGDAVGAFQQGRTAMVMAGSDGVIEQALNQGGMKPEDVLTYPMPAAEKGGKHTGVLGGDYLVINPNATKDEQEMAFRYITFDYFSDKGLEALDAVLQQRTTDGKYFIPPLLDYYSADSDFGKKTKAVYDKYTNVYQYSPDIMALLDGKPEAQYNTQDYYATMSNVIQELFSKKGTDSKAQLDAAAKTVQTKFFDTIKVE
- the adhE gene encoding bifunctional acetaldehyde-CoA/alcohol dehydrogenase, giving the protein MAVKNEVAAQVKQPTAEEYIQTVVDKAKKALAEFMLLDQEQVNNIVQAMALAGLDKHMYLAKLAVEETGRGVYEDKITKNIFSTEYIWHGIKYDKTVGVIEDNAYDAFQKIAEPVGIIMGITPVTNPTSTTMFKALISAKTRNPIIFGFHPSAQQCSSESARILRDAAVAAGAPENCIQWIEMPTMDKTNALMNNPDVALILATGGSAMVKAAYSCGKPALGVGPGNVPAFIEKSADIDQAVTDLILSKSFDNGMICASEQAVIIEEAIFDQVKKKMIANGCYFVNKEESAKLTSGAMNVEKCAVNPAIVGQSATKIAEMCGIQVPAGTKILVAELEGVGPKYPLSAEKLSPVLACYKVKNADQGIERAAQIVEFGGMGHSSAIHSNNEEVIMKFSHRLQTGRILVNSPSTHGAIGDIYNTNIPSLTLGCGSYGRNSVSQNVTAINLINVKRVNRRKVNMQWFKVPDKIYFEKDSTQYLTKMPDITRVAIITDPMMVKLGYVERVEHYLRQRQTPVAIEVFSEVEPDPSTTTVEKGTAMMNRFKPDCIIALGGGSPMDAAKGMWLFYEHPDADFNGLKQKFMDIRKRVYKFPELGKKAKFVAIPTTSGTGSEVTSFAVITDKTGENHIKYPLADYELTPDVAIIDPVFVYSLPKTAVADTGMDVLTHAIEAYVSVMASDYTDGLAIKAIQLVHQYLIKSALEADKLAREKMHNASTLAGMAFANAFLGINHSLAHKWGGQYHTAHGRTNAILMPHVIRYNAKKPSKFASFPKYSHFIADERYAEIARILGLPARTTEEGVNSLINMIRDMNKQLGIEESFQQLGFDPKDFESNVDYLADKAFEDQCTTANPKLPLVSELAEVYRDAFYGRFEN
- the pflB gene encoding formate C-acetyltransferase — protein: MSVIEKDVQEVKSGWRGFTKGKWSRKVNVNDFIEKNILPYLGKEEFLAGATHNTKELWKLVSEMTKQEIANGGVLDVDVNTVSTIVSHKPGYIDKDKEQIVGVQTDAPFKRSIQPFGGIKMMIDACKAYGFELPQEIVDMFTNIRKTHNQGVFDAYTNEMRAVRKAGIITGLPDAYGRGRIIGDYRRIALYGIDFLVKDKKKDLLNLELDSMSEDLIRLREEVSEQIRALGELKKMAEMHGFDISKPANTAKEAFQWVYFGYLAAIKEQNGAAMSLGRVSSFLDIYVERDLAEGVLSEEQAQELVDHFVMKLRIVKFLRTPDYNDLFSGDPTWVTESIGGMSVNGETRVTKNSFRFLHTLYNLGPAPEPNLTVLWSEKLPDGFKKFCAKVSIETSAIQYENDDLMRPIYGDDYGIACCVSAMRIGKQMQFFGARANLAKALLYAINGGVDEKSGVQVGPEMPRITSDILDYDEVMLRFKAMMEWLAKTYVNTLNVIHYMHDKYSYERVEMALHDRDILRTMACGIAGLSVAADSLSAIKFAKVKPIRNEQGIAIDFATEGEFPCYGNNDDAVDSIAVELVESFMTMIRKHHTYRDSLPTQSILTITSNVVYGKKTGTTPDGRKKGEPFAPGANPMHGRDKKGALASLSSVAKLPYEDSMDGISNTFSIVPKALGKEEEGRKSNLVSMLDGYFNSKGHHLNVNVFAREQLLDAMEHPENYPQLTIRVSGYAVNFVKLTREQQMDVVTRTFHGAM
- the pflA gene encoding pyruvate formate-lyase-activating protein, with the protein product MAKGRIHSLETFGTVDGPGIRFVLFMQGCLLKCQYCHNPDTWELNEGNEMSLEEVLSEIEPYLHYYRSSGGGLTVSGGEPTLQAHFVKELFTEVKKRWNLHTTLDTNGYNEGDKINDLLDVTDLVLLDLKHIDDEAHIKLTGKSNERTLKLARWLSDHNRKMWIRHVYVPGIHNREEDLINLGRFIGTLNGVEKFEILPYHQMGIYKWQSMGKPYELEGVPSPSEEEVQRAYRLIEEGRKQTALV
- a CDS encoding extracellular solute-binding protein is translated as MKKSLTMLLSLIFVTSALLTGCGSNNNTANNAEGDATATNAANATNAVATEEPVSTEPFEMTIRHTQVGADKQKRLAILEDVVGKVQAEVPGLTFKLDGVDSDVNRKEKLRGEMAAGNPPEIFDLFGSPDSKIYAKESKLLDLTPILEELGIKDKFSNLDPFTYEGKIYGLPIGGSGEGFFYNKEYYTSKGWQAPTTFAELEKQLAEIKADGKVPLAGASKAGWVPLMLANHLWSRYAGPDVTAKFATGEAKWSDPNVVKGFAKYKEWIDKGYFKKGELGFEYAEYTTQFTSGEAILMYDGTWKSSVFKAGQSGEGLIGKVGFFNIPAVDGGVGDQTALMRDVNNGYGFSASVEKDPRQLAAVKSFIKNMFNEEMQLRGLVEDGVLPAMKIDQAVLNANITDDLMSEIVGVLNNSKSSFPAFDSLVQADVTTEISNIQIQKLIGGQTTPEKMGAALQKIQEEANAAVE